A genomic stretch from Rubripirellula reticaptiva includes:
- the gcvT gene encoding glycine cleavage system aminomethyltransferase GcvT, translating into MTDSLASTPLDAWHRAAGAKMVPFAGYEMPIQYSSIVAEHQACRTAAAVFDVSHMGRLKFEGDGSENLLDHLLTRRVSDMPLGRVRYGLICDENGGVLDDVLVSNLETPSQKRFHLLVVNASNRQKIIDWITPRMPDFPTVTMTDRTELTAMIAVQGPKAMDVCKRLFKSDPAKLKYYQAVITDQMGKPVIVSRTGYTGEDGFELVVRAEEANRVWENLMLIGRDEGFLAAGLGARDTLRMEAAMPLYGHELDETIDPITAGLSFACNSDGRSYIGRDAIAKIAADGPSRVRIGLLPEGKRPAREGLSVLTPDGQRIGTITSGGPSPTLGHPIAMAYVDAAHAKLDRYQIDIRGKMVNAVPTALPFYKRPTNKV; encoded by the coding sequence ATGACCGACTCGCTCGCATCCACTCCTCTCGACGCCTGGCACCGTGCGGCTGGCGCCAAAATGGTGCCCTTTGCTGGGTACGAGATGCCGATTCAGTACTCGTCGATCGTGGCCGAACACCAGGCGTGCCGAACCGCTGCGGCGGTGTTCGATGTGTCGCATATGGGCCGGCTGAAATTCGAAGGCGACGGCAGCGAAAACCTGCTGGATCACTTGTTAACCCGCCGCGTGTCGGACATGCCGTTGGGCCGAGTTCGTTACGGATTGATTTGCGACGAAAACGGTGGCGTCCTCGATGACGTGCTTGTTTCGAACTTGGAAACACCGTCTCAAAAACGCTTTCATTTGCTGGTCGTCAATGCATCGAACCGGCAAAAGATCATCGACTGGATCACGCCTCGGATGCCCGACTTTCCGACCGTCACGATGACGGACCGGACTGAGTTGACAGCGATGATTGCCGTCCAAGGTCCTAAGGCAATGGATGTTTGCAAGCGATTGTTCAAATCGGATCCCGCGAAGCTAAAATACTATCAAGCGGTCATTACCGACCAGATGGGCAAACCTGTCATCGTTAGCCGAACCGGGTACACCGGCGAAGACGGGTTCGAGTTGGTCGTCCGAGCCGAAGAAGCTAACCGCGTCTGGGAGAACCTGATGCTGATTGGCCGCGACGAAGGATTTTTGGCTGCCGGCTTGGGCGCCCGCGACACGCTGCGGATGGAAGCCGCGATGCCGCTGTACGGCCACGAACTCGATGAGACGATCGATCCGATCACCGCTGGATTGTCATTCGCATGCAATTCAGACGGGCGCAGTTACATTGGTCGTGACGCGATTGCCAAAATCGCTGCCGACGGCCCAAGCCGCGTGCGCATCGGATTGCTGCCCGAAGGCAAACGCCCGGCACGCGAAGGACTAAGTGTGTTGACACCCGACGGACAAAGGATTGGTACGATCACTAGCGGCGGCCCTTCCCCGACACTCGGTCACCCGATCGCAATGGCCTATGTCGATGCCGCGCACGCCAAATTGGACCGATACCAAATTGATATTCGCGGCAAGATGGTCAATGCCGTTCCGACCGCTTTGCCGTTTTACAAACGTCCGACGAACAAAGTTTAA
- a CDS encoding FHA domain-containing protein, which translates to MQVKLKVLTGSHEGKEIAVSSEKFLVGRSEVCQLRPKSESVSRKHCIIVLKDNRVLVQDLKSRNGTFVNDKRLPVDKAKVLKGGDELRIGKLLFEVVIEHGLQAVKKPEVSGVGDAAARTVEAGSHDSRFEAVDVNDWLDEADQIDRVRKLSDPETRQFRLDTGSSDTGGDSKNDSDTDNSDLSVSESTASEKPKRPDKKDKKAPGKLPADMKKAMTENSRDAADNALKRFFSGR; encoded by the coding sequence ATGCAAGTGAAGCTGAAGGTCCTTACCGGGAGTCACGAGGGCAAGGAAATCGCCGTCTCGAGCGAGAAGTTCCTGGTCGGACGCAGTGAAGTTTGCCAGCTTCGTCCCAAGAGCGAATCCGTCAGCCGAAAACACTGCATCATTGTCCTGAAAGACAATCGTGTGCTGGTTCAGGATTTGAAAAGCCGCAACGGGACGTTCGTCAACGACAAACGTTTGCCGGTCGACAAAGCAAAAGTACTGAAGGGTGGCGACGAGCTTCGGATTGGCAAACTGCTGTTCGAAGTGGTGATTGAGCATGGACTGCAAGCGGTCAAGAAGCCCGAAGTTTCTGGTGTCGGCGACGCGGCGGCACGCACCGTCGAAGCGGGTTCACACGACAGCCGTTTCGAGGCGGTCGATGTCAACGACTGGTTAGACGAAGCGGACCAAATCGACCGCGTGCGCAAACTTTCGGACCCCGAGACTCGCCAGTTCCGTTTGGACACGGGTTCATCGGATACCGGTGGCGACAGCAAAAACGATAGCGACACCGATAACTCGGATCTGTCAGTCAGTGAGTCCACGGCATCCGAGAAGCCAAAGCGTCCCGACAAGAAGGACAAGAAGGCGCCAGGGAAATTGCCTGCTGACATGAAGAAGGCGATGACCGAAAATTCACGCGACGCCGCCGACAATGCGCTAAAGCGGTTTTTCAGCGGACGATAG
- a CDS encoding RNA polymerase sigma factor, producing the protein MDESNALLADQFGDSDENAFAKLMRRHHALVFQICLRMLGHRQDAEDATQETFSRLARYLDRWDRRRPLEPWLVTIAGNRCRTLMARKPYHTSLASSEEPATIVSTLQREADSLAEEVQLAIGQLADDPQRAFRMFHEHSMDYAQIADRMNRPIGTIKTWVHRSRLQLIESLREREVIDVRSRQTTDHPNGRPTESEVTT; encoded by the coding sequence GTGGATGAATCCAATGCGTTGCTTGCCGACCAGTTTGGGGACAGCGACGAAAACGCGTTTGCGAAACTGATGCGACGCCATCACGCGTTGGTGTTTCAGATATGTCTGCGAATGCTTGGACATCGCCAAGACGCCGAAGACGCCACTCAGGAAACGTTTTCACGACTCGCTCGTTATCTTGATCGATGGGACCGCCGCCGTCCGCTGGAACCTTGGCTGGTCACGATTGCAGGCAACCGATGCCGCACACTGATGGCCCGGAAACCGTATCACACGTCACTGGCTTCATCCGAAGAACCGGCGACCATCGTTTCCACACTTCAACGTGAAGCCGACTCGCTGGCCGAAGAAGTTCAGTTGGCGATCGGCCAGTTGGCCGACGATCCCCAGCGTGCGTTTCGAATGTTCCACGAACATTCAATGGACTATGCTCAAATTGCCGATCGAATGAACCGGCCGATCGGAACGATCAAGACATGGGTCCACCGGTCGCGATTGCAGTTGATCGAATCGCTAAGAGAACGCGAAGTCATCGACGTTCGCAGTCGCCAAACCACCGACCATCCGAACGGGCGCCCAACCGAATCAGAGGTCACGACATGA
- the gcvH gene encoding glycine cleavage system protein GcvH, whose translation MSRDPSKLLYAETHEWVDLTTDADQSIATIGISAFAIEQLNDLVYMDLPEVGKVLTAGEEFGEVESVKAVSPLYSPISGEVVEVHSELPDQLEELNNDPLNFGWIIKVKFDGDAGRDKLMDHATYEKQCGEAG comes from the coding sequence ATGTCGCGCGACCCGTCGAAATTGTTGTACGCTGAAACTCACGAGTGGGTTGACCTGACCACGGATGCTGATCAATCAATCGCCACGATTGGCATCTCAGCATTTGCGATCGAGCAACTCAATGACTTGGTCTACATGGACCTGCCGGAAGTTGGCAAAGTGCTGACGGCGGGCGAAGAGTTTGGCGAAGTCGAATCCGTCAAAGCGGTCAGCCCGTTGTACAGCCCGATCAGTGGCGAGGTGGTGGAAGTCCACTCGGAACTGCCCGACCAGTTAGAAGAACTAAACAACGATCCGCTGAACTTTGGTTGGATTATCAAGGTGAAGTTTGATGGCGACGCCGGTCGCGACAAACTGATGGATCACGCCACGTATGAAAAACAGTGCGGCGAAGCAGGCTGA
- a CDS encoding lipoate--protein ligase family protein: MKNSAAKQADFVDEPLPLHTGRANLGPSNASQSGRTGRVIPLAGHGGAENMAIDQAMLESVDAGGPPTLRLYLWNEPTLSLGYFQNYDERKQHVESRGVACVRRSSGGGAILHDQELTYSIAWPTTGLQTGANRPLYRNSHDALVAAISDFGVSASPFSATVLNKVSACDNSSYPAATSRSDPFLCFQRRTDDDLIVSGYKILGSAQRKGKRAVLQHGSLLIRASRFAPQLPGIWDLGATAASAEGLAEALVEHLANQLEIDWTDGQWTTAERDRAAEISENRFATESWLHRR, encoded by the coding sequence ATGAAAAACAGTGCGGCGAAGCAGGCTGATTTCGTGGACGAACCGTTGCCCCTTCACACAGGTCGAGCAAACCTAGGCCCATCGAACGCGAGCCAATCGGGACGTACTGGCCGAGTGATTCCGCTTGCCGGTCATGGCGGCGCCGAAAACATGGCGATCGATCAAGCGATGCTGGAATCCGTCGATGCGGGCGGACCGCCGACGCTTCGGCTGTACCTCTGGAACGAGCCAACGTTGTCACTTGGTTATTTTCAAAACTACGACGAGCGCAAGCAGCATGTCGAAAGCCGCGGCGTCGCCTGCGTTCGCCGTTCGTCCGGTGGCGGCGCGATCCTGCACGACCAGGAACTGACCTACAGTATCGCGTGGCCAACCACTGGCCTGCAAACCGGCGCCAACCGCCCACTCTACCGCAACAGTCACGACGCTTTGGTCGCTGCGATTTCGGATTTTGGCGTCTCTGCATCGCCCTTCTCGGCAACCGTACTCAACAAAGTTTCTGCCTGCGACAATTCGTCATACCCCGCCGCCACCTCGCGGTCTGATCCATTTCTTTGCTTCCAAAGACGGACTGACGACGACTTGATTGTTAGCGGCTACAAGATCCTGGGCAGCGCTCAACGGAAAGGCAAACGGGCCGTTCTGCAACATGGCAGCTTGCTAATCCGTGCAAGTCGATTCGCACCTCAATTGCCGGGAATTTGGGATCTTGGTGCGACCGCAGCGTCTGCGGAGGGCCTAGCCGAGGCACTGGTCGAACATCTTGCTAATCAGCTTGAAATTGACTGGACTGACGGTCAATGGACGACCGCCGAACGTGACCGTGCAGCCGAAATTTCGGAAAACCGTTTTGCGACCGAGTCCTGGCTCCACCGCCGGTAA